One genomic segment of Musa acuminata AAA Group cultivar baxijiao chromosome BXJ3-3, Cavendish_Baxijiao_AAA, whole genome shotgun sequence includes these proteins:
- the LOC135633821 gene encoding uncharacterized protein LOC135633821, with the protein MGNCLVREERRAIKNGEILSYQTPLMAQQVRDESEAAAGARAIRIKLVVTKQELKEMLRQGGVSHDAMASLIQREESRSGAGDKERCMEWRPTLESIPEWSE; encoded by the coding sequence ATGGGGAACTGCTTAGTTCGTGAGGAGAGGAGGGCGATCAAGAACGGAGAGATCCTAAGTTACCAAACACCTCTGATGGCTCAACAGGTGCGGGATGAATCAGAGGCCGCTGCAGGAGCGAGGGCCATCAGGATCAAGCTGGTGGTGACGAAGCAGGAGCTGAAGGAGATGCTGAGACAGGGAGGGGTGTCCCATGATGCCATGGCCTCTCTCATCCAAAGAGAAGAGAGCAGAAGTGGTGCAGGCGACAAGGAGAGGTGCATGGAGTGGAGGCCTACTCTAGAAAGCATACCAGAATGGAGCGAGTGA
- the LOC135633226 gene encoding small ribosomal subunit protein eS25-like, which yields MAPKKEKAPAASSKPAKSGGGKQKKKKWSKGKQKEKVNNAVLFDQASYDKMLSEVPKYKQITPSVLSERLRINGSLARRAIKDLMARGAIRMVSAHASQQIYTRATNT from the exons ATG GCGCCCAAGAAGGAGAAGGCCCCCGCCGCTTCTTCGAAGCCGGCCAAATCCGGTGGAGGCAAGCAGAAGAAGAAG AAGTGGAGCAAGGGAAAGCAGAAGGAAAAGGTGAACAACGCGGTCCTCTTTGACCAGGCGAGCTACGACAAGATGCTCTCCGAGGTTCCCAAGTACAAGCAGATCACCCCTTCTGTTCTCTCCGAGAGATTGCGG ATTAATGGATCACTAGCAAGGAGAGCAATCAAGGATCTGATGGCAAGGGGTGCTATCAGGATGGTATCTGCCCATGCAAGCCAACAAATCTACACTAGAGCCACTAATACCTAG